A stretch of Paracoccus sp. N5 DNA encodes these proteins:
- the ybeY gene encoding rRNA maturation RNase YbeY: protein MADPASAEPAPEVVDIVLEDDRWEDAGLPAMAERAARAVGDWLELGEFQVVVLGCDDARIATLNAEFRGKPKPTNVLSWPAVEFDPRPPGEHPEIPEVEELGDIAISYDTCQREAEAQGKPFADHATHLLVHAILHLAGYDHIDDQDADTMESAERQILGKLGIPDPYLEHET, encoded by the coding sequence ATGGCTGACCCTGCGTCCGCCGAGCCCGCGCCCGAGGTGGTCGACATCGTGCTGGAGGACGACCGCTGGGAGGACGCGGGCCTGCCCGCCATGGCCGAGCGTGCCGCCCGCGCCGTCGGCGACTGGCTGGAGCTGGGCGAGTTCCAGGTCGTGGTGCTGGGCTGCGACGATGCCCGCATCGCGACGCTGAACGCCGAGTTCCGCGGCAAGCCCAAGCCCACCAATGTCCTCAGCTGGCCCGCCGTCGAATTCGATCCGCGCCCGCCGGGCGAGCATCCCGAGATCCCCGAGGTCGAGGAACTGGGCGACATCGCCATCTCCTACGACACCTGCCAGCGCGAGGCCGAGGCCCAGGGCAAGCCCTTTGCCGACCATGCCACGCATCTTCTGGTGCATGCCATCCTGCACCTGGCCGGCTATGACCATATCGACGACCAGGACGCCGATACGATGGAAAGCGCCGAGCGCCAGATCCTGGGCAAGCTCGGCATCCCCGATCCCTATCTGGAACATGAGACATGA
- a CDS encoding hemolysin family protein, with protein sequence MTNDRSPDTPVSADPASWADGIGGEGRDLPQSRGILGRILGAFSGGDEGEAAERAEAAPAGPAGAPGLLNLRRMRVDDVAVPKAEIVAAPVTATLPDLVEMFREHGFSRIPVFRGTLDSPLGMIHLKDLALKYGFGAQVPVKFALRPMLRPLLYVPPSMPIGVLLQQMQQKRIHMAVVIDEYGGVDGLVTIEDLIEQVIGEIEDEHDEIEGGLAIEEKPGQWLVQARAALEDVEAETGLRLADEEEDEIDTLGGLIFMLTGRVPVRGEVIPHESGAEFEIVDADPRRIKRVRLRLPQGEAPAEPAPDAP encoded by the coding sequence ATGACCAACGACCGAAGTCCCGACACGCCCGTTTCCGCCGACCCCGCCTCGTGGGCGGATGGCATAGGCGGGGAGGGGCGTGACCTGCCGCAATCGCGCGGCATTCTGGGGCGCATTCTGGGTGCGTTTTCAGGGGGCGACGAGGGCGAGGCGGCCGAGCGTGCCGAAGCCGCCCCCGCCGGTCCGGCCGGCGCGCCGGGCCTGTTGAACCTGCGGCGGATGCGGGTCGACGACGTGGCGGTGCCCAAGGCCGAGATCGTGGCCGCGCCGGTGACCGCAACCCTGCCGGACCTGGTCGAGATGTTCCGCGAGCACGGCTTTTCCCGCATCCCGGTGTTTCGCGGCACGCTGGACAGCCCGCTGGGCATGATCCACCTGAAGGACCTGGCGCTGAAATACGGCTTCGGCGCGCAGGTTCCGGTCAAGTTCGCGCTGCGGCCGATGCTGCGGCCGCTGCTCTACGTGCCGCCCTCGATGCCGATCGGGGTGCTGTTGCAGCAGATGCAGCAGAAGCGCATCCACATGGCCGTGGTGATCGACGAATATGGCGGGGTGGACGGGCTCGTCACCATCGAGGACCTGATCGAGCAGGTCATCGGCGAGATCGAGGACGAGCATGACGAGATCGAGGGCGGCCTCGCCATCGAGGAAAAGCCCGGGCAATGGCTGGTCCAGGCCCGCGCCGCGCTGGAGGATGTCGAGGCCGAGACCGGGCTGCGCCTTGCCGACGAGGAAGAGGACGAGATCGACACGCTGGGCGGGCTGATCTTCATGCTGACCGGCCGGGTGCCGGTGCGCGGCGAGGTGATCCCGCACGAAAGCGGCGCCGAGTTCGAGATCGTCGACGCCGATCCGCGCCGCATCAAGCGGGTGCGGCTGCGCCTGCCGCAGGGCGAGGCGCCGGCTGAGCCCGCGCCCGACGCGCCCTAG
- a CDS encoding GNAT family N-acetyltransferase, producing the protein MSCACGHDHKHSPPSLPTGEPIPLEPALVRLTGRLICADTAQMLLALDLLTEHVALSRAEPGNLRFDLAQADDPLVWELDELYADEDAFQAHRARLTGSRWGRESHGIERDFTRSAPLPRLRAEVPQDHAGIAELLRRSFGGEDEARLVAGLRAAGDLSLSLVAESGGTIIGHVALSPLAADGPAFALAPLAVHPALRGRGIGSALVGAALRGLQDHSIVVQGDPAYYARFGFRPVELASPYAGPYLMARGPALPSGSRIGHAPAFAAL; encoded by the coding sequence ATGAGTTGCGCCTGCGGACATGACCACAAGCATTCGCCCCCCTCGCTGCCCACGGGCGAGCCGATCCCGCTGGAGCCGGCCCTGGTCCGGCTGACCGGGCGGCTGATCTGCGCCGATACCGCGCAGATGCTGCTGGCGCTGGACCTGCTGACCGAGCATGTCGCGCTGAGCCGGGCCGAGCCGGGCAACCTGCGCTTCGACCTCGCCCAGGCCGACGACCCGCTGGTCTGGGAACTGGACGAGCTTTACGCCGACGAGGACGCCTTCCAGGCGCATCGTGCCCGGCTGACGGGCAGCCGCTGGGGCCGCGAGAGCCACGGCATCGAACGCGATTTCACCCGCAGCGCGCCGCTGCCGCGGCTGCGGGCCGAGGTGCCGCAGGATCATGCCGGCATCGCGGAACTGCTGCGCCGCAGCTTCGGCGGCGAGGACGAAGCCCGGCTGGTCGCCGGATTGCGCGCGGCCGGGGACCTGTCGCTGTCGCTGGTGGCCGAATCCGGCGGCACCATCATCGGCCATGTCGCCCTGTCGCCCTTGGCCGCCGACGGGCCGGCCTTCGCGCTGGCGCCGCTGGCGGTGCATCCGGCGCTGCGCGGGCGCGGCATCGGCAGCGCCCTGGTCGGCGCGGCGCTGCGCGGCTTGCAGGATCACAGCATCGTCGTGCAGGGCGACCCGGCCTATTACGCCCGCTTCGGCTTTCGCCCGGTCGAGCTGGCCTCGCCCTATGCCGGGCCCTATCTGATGGCGCGGGGGCCGGCGCTGCCCAGCGGCAGCCGCATCGGCCATGCCCCGGCCTTCGCCGCGCTCTAG